cacttcgggcacgGGCACACCGGGTACTCACCAGGCCTCTAAGGAGCCTTCTACTgaggaataggacccttgcctttcggtggTCCCTGAAACGGCCTCTTCCCCTGCAGCccctggaaaggcctcttaaactGCTGCTGAAGTGCCTGATAGGTCCTCTTGCTCTGTCTGTCTCTCTCAATATCtttctgatcctgctctgctgCCAAAGCTCTCGACACGACGATAGCATAGGTGGTAAGACCAGCAACTCTCACATCAcgacgcaagatcggccgcaaacaattaataaaatgaCACAGCTTTTCCCGGGCATCATTTGCAatgaggggcacaaagtgacacccctTCTCAAATTTTCTGACAAATTCTGCCATGCTGTTGTTTCCCTGTCGCAACATCATGAACTCCCTGCTCAGACGGGAGCGTACTTTTTTAGTGAAGTGCTTGGAGTAAAAGACTTCCTTGAAACCAGTCCAAGTCAGTGTTTGCAAGTTCACTGACAAATatgcgctctcccaccacaaTCTGGCGTCTCTTGTCAGCAGAAAAATGGCACACCTGACCTTGTCttcatcctgcagctccatgaaagcaaaaattacctcgatgaacttaatccatccctcagctatcatcgggtcagtagtccccgaaaATTCCTTCGGGTCCATCCTCCTGAACCTATCATAAACCGCCTCTGGTCTAAGCCTCGCCCCTGTATATACGGCAGCATGGTTCCCCGAAAACtatgcgaagaactgagtcatccctgcaagcatctgagcctgtatatctgggggtggacgaggaggagtggccctctccccaTCTTGAGCTTCTCTATTCTCATCCCTTGCTCCACAGGAaaccatacgtctaggaggcatactgctccaatatttacccaacacgtaaacccaacatgcatgaacataatatctatatcataagatgcactaATTCGAGCttaaaacatgtacatgctgaaatcatgacttgatgcttactacataaaagagtttaaaactttaaaacatacggacttgaggtgtgacttcgtgagcttctcgcaactgtcAGTAGgtataaccctttacaagaacctggctctaataccaactgtcacgtaccgtattttgacctacttaaaatttgtggaaaaataaaaattttcttaaataaaaattttcttaaataaaaaataatatttcaaatcgcgataaaaataaactgcttgtctaaaatatttgaattaaaaacgaTTACAAGTAGCCAAAAAAGTACTCGTTTAAACATCTTGAAATAGATTCATAAATAAGAGTAACTAAATTAACATGCttcaaaattcttgaaaacaaagacggtcctcgggtttagcctccgcgCAGTCCAAGCCGACTCACTGGCTCCTACCTCTCGCCTCCTCAAACTCATctatcaagtctagtgagtctaatgactcaacatgtataaactgagaataacaaataatacgtaataaaaccacatgcattttaaagtagaacgtacatacttaaaattgaacgtacttacataaacatagacgtgccatcatctcGTAAAACCTTTTATAttaatgcgcctgatcagactaacccaCAATACTGGGTTGGTAGGAATGTCCACTACCATATACATGAGATccttggtcatgctttaccggatggattggtccttggtaatgctttaccgctttccaatcttgatctaaacccggtcatgctttaccggggtagAGAGGTCCTCGGCCGCGTTCACCAGCTTCCAAACCctttcatatttggtcacaagacatttctCATAcgtcaaaaacataaacattttcttttgcacgtcgaacatacttacttggcgttgagggattcgttggatacCGCTTGAACGACTATTGCACcttctaaaatatttattttaaattccagAATGCCCGCTCCGGCGGTAATATCTTACCGCTCTAGCGCTCCTGTCCAGAAGGCATGGCGTTCGAGCGATAAAATCTTACCGCTCAGGCGCCGCCCATTAAGCGGTTCCCAACCAAGCTTGCACACGAAAATCTTaactgttggaacttttcaagttcgcaaacttgattttgttgttaacaaaactttttattttgtgttactaataatctaccttagtgtgcagaagctagtatcagtcacgagctgtttacatctcaaactgaagacccaactgatcgcacaaactgaatcagtctaactgttacaTCAATGGAGCAGTCCatctgattgtccagttgataggtggttcagcaggagaacctcagaagcctggccagctgaAGGaatgttcaactgatgaagaaacccagttgatcagttcaactgaacgagagtgaaatcagttcaactgacgagttaactgatttcaccagcccaactgaagatcagttcagctgactagttcgaagcatcagtcagaatcctTCAGTTGTAGATCAAGACAAGTTCTTTCTACTGGATTCCAGCTATACACAAAGGTAAAAAGtgattgtccagtcaaaggacaataatggatgttgcatcagaacattaaagacaaaacgtttcagaagggCAATCGGAAAGTCGAggcacaaagtccaagaaacgaattcaagatgcaatggatacaataattgagtctcaatgtacgatcagttttcccgactatataaagagaagatcagtgaagactcaatatACAGAGATAAGAAGTTTCAACGCAAACacgagagaaaagaaagggcacgcacattgcaaatcagctttcagaagcaatcagcccaaagggacacttcaacgtgttatcagcttagtgtaGAAACTTATCTCTCTCAGTGcgtgagaacatccttgttcagttctcacacacaaacactctcaccaccactcaaatacagtcttgcacaaagacgttaaacttgtgtaagtAGTCTTTGACATATAGATGTTatagaagtgttggctggaaggtgctgccttcagtcgtagctaggagttcagtttaggcagtagtgtaagtcctagctgagtgggtttgtacaattaGTTGTACAAATTGAAGTCtttttgtagagcccaaaatccagtacacgtaaaactcatgcacttatttaattgttaattcatttattttaatttaaaaattagatttaGCCATGAATgacttatttaaatgcattattttaaattaatcacgtttatgttatgcacgttaaaatatttttctcgagtttcttgtttcaggcgattattcgagacgggatcgaggaaaagagacagGCGACGCTTGTGGcaattttaaatgtggtatttattttaagttaagagtTGGGGcgttttagttaatttattaagtttcagcattttaaaagcctaaattatttatttaagtgattttaggattttaaaacatttagaGTTGAgcatttatgcattttatttaaattagggGATTTTGTTGGAGTGTGTAGtaatttactattttgattaacttgttaattgagttaatattttaaattagcttgtaattagtaattaaactaaattttctcctaattatcactaaacacacgcacacaccctctaacacacacacacacacttcattgtccactttcataatttttaaaagagaaaacctagggttctaaaaGCTATAGAGGCCGCCCCCCTTTTCTGTTTTTTctacgtcgatcatgtcatagtatgcgttgcaatgtattttgtataaaaaccatgtgaatgttgtgtagaagtttgagcaattatgtttagatcacttttgaaaccatttttggatGTAAAACCacgtttttgttgttttttaaatactgcgatttttcggtcgtgattttatgaaaacgttcaacatatgaaacacagaactttttgataccttcaatttgatataaaaatcgaaatatttggatacaAAATGAGAGAGTTACTGtgattttcgtgggactgctcaaactgcttttcttaaaattatgctattgatgtgttcttgaagtttatttgttgcaggcttcgttgggaaccgtCGGGTGACCGCTGCTGTGTTTAGGTATATGGAATATGAGTTTGAGAtgagtttttatgttttgttttgtGTCGATAGTCGTTGATTGCATTAAAAGTTGTAGGAATCGTTTGTTGTCAACGTGTCACATTCAAAAGTTGTGTTGCGTTGTTCGTGGCGTATCCCTGCTTTTGGCCATCAGCTGAGATTTGAATCACTGCATTAGAGTCATAAGATGTGTCTCGTTACATCGGTTGATTCGTTGGagcattatttttcaaattgcATCAAAAATGGGTTATTTTAATTGCTAGTGTGCACGCCGCAGCGCTCCCCGACCTGCGGAAGTCTAGCGCCGAGGCACTGCCTTTGTGGTGCCACAGCGCTAGACTTGCGGCCCTATAGCACCGCGGCGCTGCAGCGCAGTAAGACCAGCGACTAGGCACTTGAGCATGACTTTTAAACcactattttaggctcatgtcttctatgttttgggaaatgttcacacatcattttaggatttgtttcgAGAGTTgacgtcatggtttagtacaatgattaaAAGAGGTCGATTCCCGAGctatttagaacgtcataaaaaaattttcattttgggtggtgagcacgattgttatgtctaagtatggaaattaagtgtttgaaatcttgttagtatgtgcagcagtggccccaagcgagatccaacgaatccctcaacaccaagtaagtatgttcgtcgtgcaaagaaaatattttcaagttttgaggtatgctaaatgtcttgtgaccaaactatgtatggggttggaaagcagtaaagtatgaccagggaccaacccaccccgttaaagcatgaacgagtttagatcaggattggaaagcgttaaatcatgaacgggaaCCAATCCACCTGTTAAAGCATGaatggggatctcatgtatgtggcagtggattcgtccctgtcagcccaatactgtggtttagtcagatcaggcgatttatgttatgggtcactttctttgaaacatgcctctacgcaaaatgatgaagttatgtatgtacaagtatgcaagcatgtttacgaaaatttttcacgttatggcacgtctatgttatgtatgtatgttcaagtttaatggaaagttcaagtttcacgtatgtacgctctattttgaaatttgcatgtggttttattacgtgctactcgttacttccattttatacgtgttgagtctttagactcactagacttgatcgatgtaggtgaggagtatgttgatgaggctaggggtggggaccaaggagctggcttggactgagcgggaggctaaacccgaggaccgccatgttttcagttttatgaaatgatcaaaatactccgatttattttattggttatgagattttaatcagatacttttggcaaattttatttttagatcttttgttgcaaccatTTTTGAGACctacagtttattttatcgaattttgaaggttgacgacttgtttaagaaaatttttaatttttccgcaaattatAAGTAGTGAAAAGTACcatacgttacagttggtatcagagaggTGTTCTtataaagggttatgcctactgtcagttgcgagaagcttacgaagtcacacctcaagtctgtaagttttaaattatgttatgtagtaagcattaagtcatgatttcagcatgttcatgtttaaattcaaattacgtgcatcatATGCTATCGTTATTATGTTCATGCacgttgggtttacgtgttgggtaaatcttggaacagtatgcctccttgACGTATGGTTAACCGTGAAGCTAGGGATGTGGAAAGAGAGGCTTGGAATAAGGAGaaggtcactcctcctcgtccacctccggatatgcaggctcagatgcttgcagggatgacgcagttcttcgagaattttgcggggaaccaggctgcagcgaATGCAGAGGAGAGGCCCAAACCAGAGGCAGTCTATGAAAGATTTAGGAGAATGAACCCAGAGGAGTTTTCGTGgaccactgacccgatgatagcggagggatggattaagtccatcgatgtaatttttgattttatggagctgACAGATGAAGAtggggtcaggtgtgccacgttcTTTCTGACAGGGGACGCCAGGCTACGGTGGGAGAGTGAGTCAGTGTCAGTGAATctgcgaacactgacttgggatggtttcaAGGAGGTTATCTACTCTAAGTACTTTACCGAGGAAGTACGCTCTCGCCTTACTAGGGAATTCATGGCGCTACGGCAAGGAGACAACAGCGTAGCAGAGTTCGTGCGAAAGTTTgaaagggggtgttactttgtgcccctaatagctaatgatgcccgggagaagctgaggcattttatggatggtttacggccgatcttgcgccgtgatgtccgagttgctggtcctattaattatgcagttgccgtgtctagagctttggcggcagaacaggaTCAGCGGGATATCGAGAATGACAtacagggcaagaggccctataaGGCTCCACAGCAGCCGCAACAGCATCAGCAGCGACCCCCATTTAAGAAGCCTTACCAGGGGCAGCAAGGGAAGAAGCCTTATCAAGGACCATCGAAAGACAAGGGTCCTATTCAGCAGCAGAAGGCGCCACAGAGGCCAGGTGAACACCcggtgtgcccgaagtgcaaccaCCAGCACCCGGGGCAATATTTATATGGGTCAGGcaagtgctttaaatgtggagctagtgaccacatgttgaaagagtgcccacagtggaggcagccaactcagggcagagtgttcgccatgcatgctcaggaggcgaacccagactcGACATTGTTGACAGATAACCTGTTTAATTCAGCAGTATTAAATTTTCACTTTGCACATTGGCATTTGAATTGGGACTAGTAGAGTTTTAGTTGTTATTTGGTGTCTTTCATTGCATAATGAAATATTAGAacttttgggatataagttgtgtcgtgctaacgtctctcaggaaatattttcataaagagattaGCCACGAAGGCTCTGATAGATTCGGAGGCCACTCACTCCTTTATCTCGGAGACATTTGCTAATCATTTGGACATTAAGTCCATCGACCTCGAcgtgaactattcagtgacagtcccatcagggaaTGAACTAttagctactagtgtggtcagggatattgatctagaactacagggccacctagtgtatgccgacctGATAGTATTGCCGATGCTAGAATTtgacattatcttgggaatggactggctgacgaaggaCAGAGTTCTCATCGATTTCCAGAAAAGATCAGTGTTAGTAAGACCTTCGGGTATGcagcagtttctctttgagccagatagatggagaagtttccctcgcatgatctcctgTATGCAGGCACGAAGACTGATTTCCAAGATGTGTCAGGCTTTCTTAGCCAGCATCATTTCGACACCTGATGCGCCCACTCCATCTatatcagatgtgccggtagtcagagacttcccagacgtctttccagaCAATGttacaggtcttccaccagagcgagaagtggagtttgcaattgatcttatgccaggcactgtgccaatctataaggcaccgtaccgattagccccgctgagatgctagaactcaaacagcagattcaggagcttctggacaaggaatttattccaCCTAGTTTCtcgccatggggcgcgccagtgctttttgtaaagaagaaagatgggagaaTGAGGTTGTGTAtagattaccgagaattgaacaaggtaatgatcaagaataaatacccattaccaaggatcgaggacttgttcgatcagttgcagggagcttcagtgttctctaagatagatcttcgatcagggtatcaccagctgaaggtgaaagatgcaaatgttcacaagacagcctgcaggaccaggtatgggcattacgagttcttagtgatgtcgtttggactgacgaatactccagcgattttcatggacctcataaACCtggtatttcagccttaccttgatcagttcgtcatagtattcattgacgatattcttatttactcgaagagtcATGAGGAGCACAGCCAACATTTGAGGACAGTTTTACAGACcctgcagagtcgcaagttatttgcgaagttcagtaagtgtgaattctggttggagaaggtagcgtttttggggcatatagtgtccagcagtggtattgaggtagacccagcaaagGTGGCAGCTGTAAAGGAAAGGGTTGAGCCAAGattgcatcagagatccgcagtttcttaggcttagccggttactaccgtaagtttattcaggggtttttGTCGATAGTAGTGCcgctcacttcactgacaaagaagaatgcaaaattcgtgtggagtgatgaatgtcagaagagctttgacactttgaagcaagatcttatttcagcgccggtgttagccatgccatcagggcaagggaaCTTCGTGTTATACACCAATGCATCTAAGCTCGTATTaggcgcagttttgatgcagcatggtagggtgatagcttatgcttccaggcagttgaaagtgcacaAGAAGAACTACCTGACTAACGATCTTGAATTAGCtgcagtagtctttgcgttgaagatttggagacactacttgtatggtgagaaatgccagatattcactgatcacaagagtctcaagtatttcttcacgtgaaaggagttgaatatgagacagaggcgatggttggaattggtaaaagactatgattgcgaaattagctaccatccagggaaagctaacgttgtggcagatgccttgagccgaAAAATTGCAGCCATATCACAGATATCAttacagagacctcttcagtctgagattcagaggtttgggcTAGAGGTTTATCGCAAGGGCAGAGCTCTggggctgtctaatctgacagtcaaatccgatttgctagaccgaatccgtaggggacagccttcagatgagtagttgcagaaatggagattgaaggatgaagccaagggcagtgtactctacacagtgtctgatggtatCGTGAggtacagaggtagaatgtgggtgccttgtgttgattcgatcagagaagatatcttgtcagaggcacatgcatctccgtattctattcatccaggaggtcccaagatgtataaggatttgcaggttctgtattggtggccaagcATGAAGAGAGACGTCCGTCGTTGCGTATCAAAATGTCTCacttgccaacaggtgaaggcagaacatcagaggcccgcaggaatgcttaagccactccctatccctgagtggaaatgggagaatattaccatggacttcttCGTTGGTTTACCAAAGGCAGTCAGAAGCTTTAATTccatttgggtcatagtggatcgacttgcTAAGTCAGCGCATTTCTTGCCaatgaagacgactttctccatgacgtagtatgcggagctttatatcagggagatcgttcgattgcatgggatcctAGTTTCCAtcgtgtccgacagggacccgtgattcacatcgtccttctggaagagcctacatgcagccatggggacgaagttgctattcagtacagcttttcacccgcagacagatggccagtctgagcgagtgattcagatcttggaggatctattgcgagctTGTATAATAGATTTCTAGgggacttgggaatcgaagcttcctctagtggagtttacctacaacaacagtttccaatcgtctataggtatggctacctacgaggcattgtacggaaggaagtgcagatcgccgattcattgggatgaagtcagtgaaagagcagaacttggCCCAGAAATTGtccagcagactgcagatgtggtggtcaagattcgagacaggatgaagaccgcccagagttgccaaaagagctatgctgacaagaggaggagagatctcgagtttgccgtaggcgATCACGTCtttgtaaagatagcacctatgaagggtgttatgatatttgggaaaagaggcaagctcagtccgaggtttattggaccgtttgagattcttgacatagttgggacactagcttatcgtgtagcattaccgccgaatctggctagtgtacacaatgttttccatgtctcgatgctgaggaagtacctagctaatccttctcatgttctgagctatgagccgttgcagctgactccagacctgtcttatgaggaaagacctgtcccaATCCTAGATAGACAGGAGCAGAGACTTCAGAACAAGGTGaccaagctggtcaaagtccggtggctaaatcaatcagtgaaggaggccacttgggagaccgaggcagatatgaggaaTCGCTatccggagttgtttggtaagatttaatttcgaggacgaaatttctataagtgggggaggaactgtagagcccaaaatccagtacacgtaaaactcatgcactTATTTAgttgttaattcatttattggaatttaaaaatgagatttagcaatgcatgacttatttaactgcattattttaaattaatcacgtttatgtgatgcacgttaaaatatttttctagagtttcttgtttcagacgattattcgaggcgggatcgaggaaaagagacagGCGACGCTTGTGGcaattttaaatgtggtatttaATCTAAGTTAATAGTTGGggcgttttaattaatttattaagtttcagcattttaaaagccttaaataatttatttaagttattttaggattttaaaacttttagagTTGAgcatttatgcattttatttaaattaggggattttattgGAGTGTGTAGtaatttactattttgattaacttgttaattgagttaatattttaaattagcttgtaattagtaattaagctaatttatttgattaacacGCACATACCctctaacacacacacacatatcggCTAACACACACACTTCATTGTTCactttcataattttcaaaagagaaaacctagggttctaaaaGCTAGAGAGGCTGCCCTTTTTCCTTCAGTTTTGCCAACAAATTTTCGTGAGTCTCTCcaagagaaaaatcgagccacaatcgtcccggatcaatctggcgccatctccgcttcggtgtcgtcgtttcggtaacgttaaagatttaaaggcaCATAGAAtctgtttttcctgcgtcgatcatgtcatagtatgcgttgcgatgtattttgtatgaaaaccatgtgaatgttgtgtagaagtttgagcaattatgtttagatcacttttgaaacaatttttggatctaaaaccacgtctttgatgtatttttaaatactgcgacttttcAGTCGTGATTCTgtgaaaactttcaacatatgaaaagtataactttttgatacctttgatttgatataaaattcgaaatatttggataaatattgagcGAGTTATGGtgatttttgtgggactgctcaaactgcattttctgaaaattatgctattgatgtgttctttaagtttatttgttgcaggcttcgttgggaaccgtCGGGTGACCGCTGCTGTGTTTAGGTATATGGGTTATGAGTTTGAGATGTGTTTTGATGCTTCATTTTGTGTCGATAGTCGttgattgcattagaagtcatagGAATCATTTGTTGTCAACGTGTCACTTTCACGGGTTGTGTTGCGTTGTTCGTGGTGTATCCTTGCTTTTGGGCATTAGGTGAGATTTGAATCACTGCATTAGAGTCATAAGATGTGTCTCGTTACATCGGTTGAGTCGTTGGAGCATTACTTTTCAAATTGCATCAAAAATAGGTTATTTTAATTGCTAGTGTGCAGtattagcgccgcagcgctcacTAGGGAGCGTCGCAGCGCCCGAACTGCGTAAGTCTAGCGCCAAGGCGCTGCCTTTGTGGCACCACAGCGCTAGACTTGCGGCCcactagcgccgcggcgctaggaAGCGCCGCAGCTCAGTATGCCCAGCGCCTAGGCACTTGAGCATGACTTTTAAACcactattttaggctcatgtcttctatgttttgggaaaggttcacacatcattttaggatttgtttcggGAGTTGacatcatggtttagtacattGATTAAAAGAGGTCAATTCCTGagtgatttagaacgtcataagaaaaattgtcattttgggtggtgagcacgattgttatgtctaagtatgtaaattaagtgcttgaaatcttgttagtatgtgcagcagtggccccaagcaagatccaacgaatccctcagcgccaagtaagtatgttcgacatgcatggaaaatattttcaagttttgaggtatgctaaatgtcttgtgaccaaattatgtatggggttggaaagcggtaaaaaatgaccagggaccaacccaccccgttaaagcatgaacgggttagatcaggattggaaaacattaaatcatgaacggggaccaatccacccgttaaagcatgaacggggatctcatgtatgtggcagcgGATTCGTCTCTGTcagcccaatactgtggtttagtctgatcaggcgatttatTTTATGGGTCACTTTActccgaatacccatcaagaaaacaataataagaattacctgctactttttctagaatttgatgtaaaaatggtagtgggaaatgatcttttctagttgcatcatttaattttctataatcaatacacatacgccaa
This genomic window from Primulina huaijiensis isolate GDHJ02 chromosome 7, ASM1229523v2, whole genome shotgun sequence contains:
- the LOC140981601 gene encoding uncharacterized protein, with protein sequence MELQDEDKVRCAIFLLTRDARLWWESAYLSVNLQTLTWTGFKEVFYSKHFTKKVRSRLSREFMMLRQGNNSMAEFVRKFEKGCHFVPLIANDAREKLCHFINCLRPILRRDVRVAGLTTYAIVVSRALAAEQDQKDIERDRQSKRTYQALQQQFKRPFQGLQGKRPFQGPPKGKGPIPQ